The following are encoded in a window of Congzhengia minquanensis genomic DNA:
- a CDS encoding lipopolysaccharide biosynthesis protein, with protein sequence MRFVNSVRNSAVMLLWQLLNVVAGFVLRTVFIKQLGFDYLGLNSVMESVLMLLSMAELGIGTSVAFALYGPIERGDEAKIGTLMAFYRRVYHVIAIITAVLGLLLVPFLNVITNGAADVIPNVTAIYLLFLTNTVLSYFFSYRRTLVSAYQLHYINSTNENIFLLIKYILQAVVLIVSRNYLLFLVIQICCVFLSNVFIYRKTSKMYPFLRQYRNERLPKEDGTLMRKSVVSLMFQRLSAALVTGTDNLMINSVGLVVMGIYSNYSMIISTISRVLSQVFQSVIGSVGNLMVQDDDQYKYGVYKEMMFINFAVYFTICVVLGSAAERFIHLWVGEAGVMSPWITFVVLMNFYMTGMRQTNILVIDSSGLFNHLRLKAVLEVFINLAVSFLFLMVFQMGVYGVLLGTTVSIAATCLWWEPYVIFKYAFRSSSLPYFIKYGVYFAVTLITAVLSRLVCDQIPGDGFVALILSGLVSFAFAAAAVLLLFGRTREFQSLWARCKGLAAGFHKSKGV encoded by the coding sequence ATGCGGTTTGTTAATTCGGTGCGGAACAGCGCGGTTATGCTCCTATGGCAGCTTTTAAACGTGGTGGCGGGTTTTGTGCTGCGAACAGTGTTTATCAAACAGCTGGGGTTTGACTATTTGGGGCTGAACAGCGTAATGGAAAGCGTGCTTATGCTCCTCTCCATGGCAGAGCTTGGCATTGGAACCTCTGTGGCGTTTGCGCTCTATGGCCCCATTGAGCGCGGCGACGAGGCAAAAATCGGCACGCTCATGGCATTTTACCGCAGGGTATATCACGTCATCGCCATTATAACAGCTGTTTTGGGGCTTCTTTTGGTTCCGTTCTTAAACGTCATTACCAATGGCGCGGCAGACGTAATTCCCAACGTAACGGCAATTTATCTGCTGTTTTTAACCAACACGGTTTTAAGCTATTTCTTTTCTTACCGGCGTACATTGGTCAGCGCATATCAACTTCACTATATCAACAGCACCAACGAAAATATTTTCTTATTGATAAAATATATCCTGCAGGCGGTTGTGCTGATTGTCAGCCGCAACTACCTTTTGTTTTTGGTAATCCAAATTTGCTGTGTTTTTTTGTCGAACGTGTTTATCTACCGAAAAACCAGCAAAATGTATCCGTTTTTGCGTCAATATAGAAACGAGCGCCTTCCGAAGGAAGACGGTACGCTCATGCGCAAAAGTGTGGTTTCGCTTATGTTCCAGCGCCTAAGCGCCGCATTGGTGACGGGGACGGATAATTTAATGATAAACAGCGTTGGACTTGTTGTAATGGGGATTTACTCTAACTATTCCATGATTATTTCCACTATCTCCCGGGTGCTTTCCCAGGTGTTCCAGTCGGTAATCGGCAGTGTGGGAAATTTAATGGTGCAGGACGACGACCAATATAAATACGGCGTTTACAAAGAAATGATGTTCATCAATTTTGCGGTATATTTCACAATTTGTGTGGTTTTGGGTAGCGCGGCGGAGCGGTTTATCCATTTGTGGGTGGGCGAGGCAGGCGTTATGTCCCCGTGGATTACGTTTGTGGTTTTGATGAATTTTTACATGACGGGCATGCGTCAGACCAACATTTTGGTTATTGATTCCTCCGGTCTGTTTAACCATTTAAGGCTGAAGGCCGTTTTAGAGGTTTTCATCAATCTGGCGGTGTCGTTTTTGTTTTTAATGGTGTTTCAAATGGGCGTTTACGGCGTGCTGCTGGGCACCACAGTTTCCATTGCGGCAACCTGTTTGTGGTGGGAACCCTATGTTATTTTTAAATATGCGTTTCGCAGTTCATCGTTACCCTATTTTATAAAATATGGCGTTTACTTCGCCGTTACACTGATAACCGCAGTGCTGTCGCGGCTGGTTTGCGACCAAATCCCCGGTGACGGGTTCGTCGCTCTGATTCTGAGCGGACTGGTTTCCTTTGCCTTCGCTGCTGCGGCGGTTTTGCTGCTATTTGGCCGCACCAGGGAATTTCAAAGCCTTTGGGCGCGTTGCAAAGGCCTCGCTGCGGGATTTCACAAATCGAAGGGGGTCTGA